From a region of the Bremerella alba genome:
- a CDS encoding SdrD B-like domain-containing protein — translation MKKNKSRQHRVPNKTTKRAKRQRAIRRMEPLESRAMLAGDAFSVVHNDYMSHDVNADGVFDQLDVDTLLSSLKSSKSQQLAARSLLEGEQTLYLDVDNDGRLTNRDLLSALDALTLEGEVADATYRADVNLRIVTGAGNTDEGGSTTVDLNETFDLEIWIEDASDVESFINVAFVDIAFDSSRLTIDNISTDIVLGQDFSPLTGDTPSNITPYGSLYAQDSDLVEAGYLRYIGGFSELNAVGETDALLGRKLATITFRTVAETPATGMDFDVVVQDYPLSNDPLDVVSSFNDRLRDGTIDNDSNVNATFFADSGPGEIVRFEGGRVTLVVEAEPVSGANFDSYEVVEDYLEADAIPPGDNDPPVVEIDGIKYYVLDVLANDLDSMQNLVPGLRDRFDIDEVTQPTQGSVTIETDAQSVQEIVDAGITSHQVLLYQVPTGVGGISETFSYTIIDSGMTNNTGTTEAGVFVSITEIDQGVLLLEDPFQVEVEEGIETDVIDIMDNVTPGEPSDVPTFIGFFDEAGNDLTESDLQGTFTPVLDDMLNPTGEFTYVSDIPGLEETITYRVSDGNNQVTEGTIIFKTLFNSLLSGVVYFDSDNDGNVDENADTNASPETRVGGVTIELLDSGGAVVETTVTDAYGAYGFAGFDEGTYSVRITDPRFTRKGLTSAGDFTLSGNTISDIQVGGGEPGTFTGLNFGYRGRDYQYTSMADSIASNTEDSIVLAFSKSGGVATLEWYTVDLGWDRLVQIRPEYAYLDPTTGDSQIAFEVSVEGVEEPQFVVQAFSTSTPGYMVVANTSEGMIIRINGAASSVMTNLAAVDAAFANM, via the coding sequence ATGAAAAAGAACAAGAGCCGCCAGCACCGCGTCCCCAACAAAACGACCAAGCGAGCCAAACGGCAGCGAGCGATTCGTCGCATGGAACCGTTAGAGAGCCGAGCCATGCTGGCAGGGGATGCGTTTTCTGTTGTCCATAACGACTACATGTCGCACGACGTGAACGCCGATGGCGTGTTCGACCAATTGGATGTCGACACACTGCTCTCGAGTTTGAAGTCGAGCAAATCTCAGCAGTTGGCTGCTCGAAGCCTGCTGGAAGGGGAGCAAACCCTTTACCTGGACGTTGACAATGACGGCCGACTAACCAACCGCGACTTGCTTTCCGCGCTGGATGCTTTGACGCTGGAAGGGGAAGTCGCCGATGCCACGTACCGCGCCGACGTGAATCTACGGATCGTGACCGGGGCCGGCAATACTGACGAAGGTGGAAGCACGACCGTCGATCTGAACGAGACCTTCGATCTGGAAATCTGGATTGAGGACGCTTCGGATGTAGAATCGTTCATCAATGTGGCTTTTGTCGACATCGCGTTTGACTCGTCGCGATTGACCATCGATAACATCTCTACGGATATCGTGTTGGGTCAGGATTTTAGTCCTTTGACCGGCGATACCCCTAGCAACATAACACCCTACGGTTCTCTTTACGCACAAGATAGCGATTTAGTCGAAGCGGGCTACCTGAGGTATATTGGTGGTTTTAGCGAGCTAAACGCAGTGGGCGAGACCGATGCACTTCTCGGGCGTAAACTCGCCACGATTACGTTCCGCACGGTTGCTGAAACGCCTGCCACCGGGATGGATTTCGACGTGGTCGTTCAGGATTATCCCCTAAGCAACGATCCTTTGGATGTCGTCAGCTCATTCAACGATAGACTGCGTGATGGCACGATCGATAACGACTCGAATGTGAACGCCACCTTCTTCGCCGATTCGGGGCCGGGCGAAATCGTTCGCTTTGAAGGAGGCAGGGTCACGCTAGTCGTTGAAGCCGAGCCAGTTTCCGGAGCGAACTTCGATTCCTATGAAGTCGTGGAAGACTACCTCGAGGCTGACGCGATACCTCCCGGGGATAACGATCCACCGGTTGTTGAAATCGACGGCATTAAGTACTACGTCCTCGATGTCCTGGCCAATGACCTGGACTCCATGCAGAATCTCGTGCCCGGGCTGAGAGATCGGTTCGATATCGATGAGGTCACTCAACCGACTCAGGGATCGGTGACGATTGAAACCGACGCGCAAAGCGTGCAGGAAATCGTCGATGCGGGGATCACTTCGCATCAGGTACTGTTGTACCAGGTGCCAACCGGGGTAGGTGGCATCTCGGAAACCTTCTCGTACACGATCATCGATTCCGGTATGACGAATAACACCGGGACGACCGAGGCCGGTGTCTTTGTCTCGATCACCGAAATTGATCAAGGTGTTCTCCTTCTGGAAGATCCCTTCCAAGTTGAAGTCGAAGAAGGTATTGAGACCGATGTGATCGACATCATGGACAATGTCACGCCGGGCGAACCTTCGGACGTGCCAACGTTCATTGGCTTCTTCGATGAGGCGGGCAACGACCTGACCGAATCGGACCTGCAAGGGACCTTTACGCCAGTTCTGGACGATATGCTTAATCCGACCGGTGAATTCACCTACGTGTCGGACATTCCAGGTCTGGAAGAAACGATCACCTACCGGGTTAGTGACGGCAACAACCAAGTCACCGAAGGGACCATCATCTTCAAGACGCTGTTTAACAGTTTGCTCTCTGGAGTGGTGTACTTCGATTCCGACAATGATGGCAATGTCGACGAAAATGCCGACACAAATGCCAGCCCTGAAACTCGAGTTGGCGGCGTAACGATCGAGCTTTTGGATAGCGGCGGTGCGGTTGTCGAGACCACGGTTACCGACGCATATGGTGCCTACGGTTTCGCCGGCTTCGACGAAGGAACTTACTCGGTTCGTATCACCGATCCTCGCTTTACCCGCAAGGGGCTGACCTCTGCCGGTGACTTCACTCTGTCTGGTAACACGATCAGCGACATCCAAGTCGGCGGTGGTGAACCGGGCACATTTACCGGCTTGAACTTCGGTTATCGCGGCCGCGATTATCAGTACACCAGTATGGCCGATTCGATCGCCTCTAATACGGAAGACAGCATTGTGCTCGCCTTCTCGAAGAGTGGTGGCGTAGCGACGCTAGAATGGTATACGGTTGACCTCGGTTGGGATCGACTCGTTCAAATTCGACCTGAGTACGCTTACCTGGATCCAACTACCGGCGATTCGCAGATTGCCTTTGAGGTGAGTGTTGAAGGGGTTGAAGAGCCGCAATTTGTCGTTCAGGCCTTCTCGACCTCGACGCCCGGTTACATGGTCGTCGCCAACACGAGTGAAGGTATGATCATTCGTATCAACGGTGCCGCTTCGAGCGTCATGACCAACCTCGCCGCTGTCGATGCTGCGTTCGCGAACATGTAA